A genomic stretch from Achromobacter spanius includes:
- the rpoB gene encoding DNA-directed RNA polymerase subunit beta, with protein sequence MPYSYTEKKRIRKSFAKREDVQNVPFLLATQLQSYLTFLQADTAPSDRVADGLQAAFSSIFPIVSHNGMARLEFVSYVLGEPVFDVKECQQRGLTYASPLRAKVRLVLLDREVSKPTVKEVKEQEVYMGEIPLMTGTGSFVINGTERVIVSQLHRSPGVFFEHDRGKTHSSGKLLFSARVIPYRGSWLDFEFDPKDVLFFRVDRRRKMPVTILCKAIGMTPESILANFFDFDNFELKSEGAMMEFVPERWKGEMARFDISDRDGKVIVEKDKRINAKHLRDLAAGGIQRISVPEDFLYGRVLAKNIVDEDTGEVIANANDEITESVLGALRASNVYDIQTLYTNDLDRGPYISQTLRTDETADQMAARVAIYRMMRPGEPPTEEAVEALFQRLFYSEETYDLSRVGRMKVNSRLGRGEDITGPMTLTNEDILETIKVLVELRNGRGQIDDIDHLGNRRVRCVGELAENQFRAGLVRVERAVKERLGQAETENLMPHDLINSKPISAAIKEFFGSSQLSQFMDQTNPLSEITHKRRVSALGPGGLTRERAGFEVRDVHPTHYGRVCPIETPEGPNIGLINSMALYARLNEYGFLETPYRKIIDGRVSEQIDYLSAIEESHYVIAQANAALDEQGAFVDDLVACREAGETMLTSPANVHYMDVAPSQIVSVAASLIPFLEHDDANRALMGANMQRQAVPCLRPEKPVVGTGIERTVAVDSGTTVQALRGGLVDHVDAERVVIRVNDEENVAGEVGVDIYNLIKYTRSNQNTNINQRPIVKRGDKVAKGDVLADGASTDLGELALGQNMLIAFMPWNGYNFEDSILISEKVVADDRYTSVHIEELTVVARDTKLGPEEITRDISNLAETQLNRLDDSGITYIGAEVSADDVLVGKVTPKGETQLTPEEKLLRAIFGEKASDVKDTSLRVPSGMTGTVIDVQVFTREGIVRDKRAQSIIDDELRRYRQDLNDQLRIVENDQFDRIEKMLVNKTVNGGPRKLAKGATITKAYLADLDRWQWFDIRLADEPHAVVLEQAKESLEQKRHQFDLAFEEKRKKLTQGDELPPGVLKMIKVYLAVKRRLQPGDKMAGRHGNKGVVSRITPVEDMPHMADGTPADIVLNPLGVPSRMNVGQVLEVHLGWAAKGVGHRIADLLRDERTAQVKNVRAYLDKVYNTTGSGARIDELTDEEVMEMAQNLKNGVPFATPVFDGATEEEITTMLELAYPDDVAERMALTPSRTQAWLFDGRTGEKFERPVTVGYMHYLKLHHLVDDKMHARSTGPYSLVTQQPLGGKAQFGGQRFGEMEVWALEAYGAAYTLQEMLTVKSDDITGRTKVYENIVKGDHVIDAGMPESFNVLVKEIRSLALDMDLERN encoded by the coding sequence ATGCCTTACTCGTACACCGAAAAAAAGCGCATCCGCAAAAGCTTCGCCAAGCGTGAAGACGTTCAAAACGTTCCTTTCCTTTTGGCGACACAGCTTCAATCCTACCTAACTTTCCTGCAGGCGGATACCGCCCCGTCCGATCGCGTAGCCGACGGTTTGCAGGCGGCGTTCTCGTCGATTTTCCCGATCGTTAGTCACAACGGTATGGCGCGCTTGGAGTTCGTGAGCTACGTGCTCGGCGAACCGGTGTTCGATGTCAAGGAATGTCAGCAACGTGGTCTGACCTATGCCTCGCCCCTGCGAGCCAAGGTCCGCCTGGTGCTGCTTGACCGCGAAGTCAGCAAGCCGACCGTGAAGGAAGTGAAGGAACAGGAAGTCTACATGGGCGAAATTCCGCTCATGACGGGCACGGGTTCCTTTGTCATCAATGGCACCGAGCGTGTCATCGTGTCGCAGCTGCACCGTTCGCCTGGCGTGTTCTTCGAACACGACCGCGGCAAAACGCACAGCTCCGGCAAGCTCCTGTTCTCGGCCCGCGTGATTCCTTACCGCGGCTCGTGGCTGGACTTCGAATTCGACCCGAAGGACGTTCTGTTCTTCCGCGTCGACCGCCGTCGCAAGATGCCTGTCACGATCCTGTGCAAGGCCATCGGCATGACGCCGGAATCCATCCTGGCCAACTTCTTCGACTTCGATAACTTCGAATTGAAGAGCGAAGGCGCGATGATGGAGTTCGTGCCCGAGCGTTGGAAGGGCGAAATGGCCCGTTTCGACATCTCGGACCGCGATGGCAAGGTCATCGTCGAAAAAGACAAGCGCATCAATGCCAAGCATTTGCGCGACCTGGCTGCCGGTGGCATCCAGCGCATCTCCGTGCCGGAAGATTTCCTGTACGGCCGCGTGCTGGCCAAGAACATCGTTGACGAAGATACCGGCGAAGTCATCGCCAACGCCAACGACGAGATCACGGAAAGCGTGCTGGGCGCCCTGCGCGCCTCGAACGTCTACGACATCCAGACGCTCTACACGAACGATCTGGACCGTGGTCCGTACATCTCGCAAACGTTGCGTACCGATGAAACCGCCGACCAGATGGCCGCGCGCGTCGCCATCTACCGCATGATGCGTCCTGGCGAGCCGCCCACCGAAGAAGCGGTGGAAGCGCTGTTCCAACGTCTGTTCTACAGCGAAGAGACGTACGATCTGTCGCGCGTGGGCCGCATGAAGGTCAACAGCCGTCTGGGCCGTGGTGAAGACATCACCGGCCCGATGACGCTGACCAACGAAGACATCCTTGAAACCATCAAGGTGCTGGTTGAACTGCGTAACGGCCGTGGCCAGATCGATGACATCGATCACTTGGGCAACCGACGCGTGCGTTGCGTTGGCGAACTGGCCGAAAACCAGTTCCGCGCCGGCTTGGTGCGTGTCGAACGCGCCGTCAAGGAACGTCTGGGCCAGGCCGAGACCGAAAACCTGATGCCGCACGACCTGATCAACTCCAAGCCGATCTCGGCTGCCATCAAGGAGTTCTTCGGTTCGAGCCAGCTGTCGCAGTTCATGGACCAAACCAACCCGCTGTCGGAAATCACGCACAAGCGTCGCGTTTCCGCACTGGGCCCGGGCGGTCTGACCCGCGAGCGCGCCGGCTTTGAAGTCCGCGACGTGCACCCGACCCACTATGGCCGAGTCTGCCCGATCGAAACGCCGGAAGGCCCGAACATCGGTCTGATCAACTCCATGGCGCTGTACGCTCGCTTGAACGAGTACGGCTTCCTGGAAACGCCTTACCGCAAGATTATCGACGGCCGAGTCAGCGAGCAGATCGATTACCTGTCGGCCATCGAAGAAAGCCACTACGTCATTGCACAGGCTAACGCCGCGCTGGACGAGCAAGGCGCCTTCGTCGACGACCTGGTCGCTTGCCGTGAAGCAGGCGAAACGATGCTGACCTCGCCGGCCAACGTGCATTACATGGACGTTGCCCCGTCGCAGATCGTGTCGGTGGCTGCTTCGCTGATTCCGTTCCTTGAGCACGACGACGCGAACCGCGCACTGATGGGCGCCAACATGCAACGTCAGGCCGTGCCTTGCCTGCGTCCGGAAAAGCCGGTCGTGGGTACGGGTATCGAGCGCACCGTGGCCGTTGACTCGGGCACGACCGTGCAAGCACTGCGTGGCGGCCTGGTCGACCACGTTGATGCCGAGCGCGTCGTGATTCGCGTGAATGACGAAGAAAACGTCGCCGGCGAAGTCGGTGTCGATATCTACAACCTGATCAAGTACACCCGTTCCAACCAGAACACGAACATCAACCAGCGTCCTATCGTCAAGCGTGGCGACAAGGTCGCCAAGGGCGACGTGCTGGCTGACGGCGCATCGACCGACCTGGGCGAACTCGCCCTGGGTCAGAACATGCTGATCGCGTTCATGCCGTGGAACGGCTACAACTTCGAAGACTCGATCTTGATCTCCGAGAAGGTTGTTGCCGATGACCGCTACACCTCGGTGCACATCGAGGAACTGACGGTTGTTGCCCGCGACACGAAGCTGGGTCCGGAAGAAATCACGCGCGACATCAGCAACCTGGCTGAGACGCAACTGAACCGTCTGGACGATTCGGGCATCACGTACATCGGCGCCGAAGTCAGCGCTGACGACGTGCTGGTCGGCAAGGTTACGCCCAAGGGCGAAACCCAGCTGACGCCGGAAGAAAAGCTGCTGCGCGCCATCTTCGGTGAAAAGGCGTCCGACGTTAAGGACACCTCGCTGCGCGTGCCTTCGGGCATGACCGGCACCGTGATCGACGTGCAAGTGTTCACGCGTGAAGGCATCGTGCGCGACAAGCGCGCCCAGTCCATCATTGACGATGAACTGCGCCGCTATCGCCAAGACCTGAACGACCAGCTGCGCATCGTTGAAAACGACCAGTTCGACCGTATCGAAAAGATGCTGGTCAACAAGACCGTCAACGGCGGCCCGCGCAAGCTGGCCAAGGGCGCCACGATCACCAAGGCTTACCTGGCTGATCTGGACCGCTGGCAGTGGTTCGACATCCGTCTGGCCGATGAGCCGCACGCTGTCGTGCTGGAACAAGCCAAGGAATCGCTGGAACAGAAGCGTCACCAGTTTGATCTGGCCTTCGAAGAGAAGCGCAAGAAGCTGACGCAGGGCGACGAGCTGCCCCCGGGCGTGCTGAAGATGATCAAGGTCTACCTGGCCGTGAAGCGTCGTCTGCAACCTGGCGACAAGATGGCAGGCCGTCACGGTAACAAGGGTGTGGTTTCGCGTATCACCCCGGTGGAAGACATGCCGCACATGGCTGACGGCACGCCGGCCGACATCGTTCTGAACCCGCTGGGCGTGCCCTCGCGGATGAACGTCGGTCAGGTGCTGGAAGTGCACTTGGGCTGGGCTGCCAAGGGCGTGGGCCACCGCATTGCCGATCTGCTGCGCGACGAGCGCACTGCGCAGGTCAAGAACGTCCGTGCCTACCTGGACAAGGTCTACAACACGACCGGTTCCGGCGCCCGCATCGACGAGCTGACCGACGAAGAAGTCATGGAAATGGCCCAGAACCTCAAGAACGGCGTGCCGTTCGCGACGCCCGTCTTTGACGGCGCGACCGAAGAGGAAATCACCACGATGCTGGAGCTGGCCTATCCGGACGACGTCGCCGAGCGCATGGCACTGACGCCTTCGCGTACGCAGGCATGGCTGTTTGACGGCCGCACGGGCGAGAAATTCGAGCGCCCCGTGACTGTCGGCTACATGCACTACCTGAAGCTGCACCACTTGGTCGACGACAAGATGCACGCGCGTTCGACGGGTCCGTACTCGCTGGTCACGCAGCAGCCGCTGGGTGGTAAGGCGCAGTTCGGTGGTCAGCGTTTCGGGGAAATGGAAGTGTGGGCGCTGGAAGCATACGGCGCCGCGTACACCCTGCAAGAAATGCTGACGGTGAAGTCGGATGACATCACTGGCCGTACGAAGGTATACGAAAACATCGTCAAGGGCGACCACGTCATCGACGCCGGCATGCCGGAATCGTTCAACGTGCTGGTGAAGGAAATCCGCTCGTTGGCCCTGGACATGGATTTGGAGCGTAACTAA
- the rplL gene encoding 50S ribosomal protein L7/L12 has product MALNKAEILDAIAGMTVLELSELIKEMEEKFGVSAAAAAVAVAAPAAGGAAAAAEEQTEFNVVLLEAGANKVSVIKAVRELTGLGLKEAKDLVDGAPKPVKEAVAKADAEAAKKKLEEAGAKVEVK; this is encoded by the coding sequence ATGGCACTTAACAAAGCTGAAATCCTTGACGCCATCGCTGGCATGACCGTGCTCGAGCTGTCCGAGCTGATCAAGGAAATGGAAGAGAAGTTCGGCGTGTCGGCTGCTGCCGCTGCTGTCGCTGTTGCTGCTCCCGCCGCCGGTGGCGCTGCCGCCGCTGCTGAAGAGCAAACCGAGTTCAACGTCGTCCTGCTGGAAGCCGGCGCGAACAAGGTCAGCGTCATCAAGGCCGTGCGCGAGCTGACCGGTCTGGGTCTGAAGGAAGCCAAGGACCTGGTTGACGGCGCTCCGAAGCCCGTCAAGGAAGCTGTGGCCAAGGCTGACGCCGAAGCCGCCAAGAAGAAGCTGGAAGAAGCTGGCGCCAAGGTCGAAGTCAAGTAA